One window of the Eschrichtius robustus isolate mEscRob2 chromosome 13, mEscRob2.pri, whole genome shotgun sequence genome contains the following:
- the PCBP2 gene encoding poly(rC)-binding protein 2 isoform X15 translates to MDTGVIEGGLNVTLTIRLLMHGKEVGSIIGKKGESVKKMREESGARINISEGNCPERIITLAGPTNAIFKAFAMIIDKLEEDISSSMTNSTAASRPPVTLRLVVPASQCGSLIGKGGCKIKEIRESTGAQVQVAGDMLPNSTERAITIAGIPQSIIECVKQICVVMLESPPKGVTIPYRPKPSSSPVIFAGGQAYTIQGQYAIPQPDLTKLHQLAMQQSHFPMTHGNTGFSAGLDASAQTTSHELTIPNDLIGCIIGRQGAKINEIRQMSGAQIKIANPVEGSTDRQVTITGSAASISLAQYLINVRLSSETGGMGSS, encoded by the exons ATGGACACCGGTGTGATTGAAGGTGGATTAAATGTCACTCTCACCATCCGGCTACTTATGCATGGAAAG GAAGTTGGCAGTATCATCGGAAAG AAAGGAGAATCAGTTAAGAAGATGCGTGAGGAG AGTGGTGCACGTATCAACATCTCAGAAGGGAATTGTCCTGAGAGGATTATCACTTTGGCTGGACCCACTAATGCCATCTTCAAAGCCTTTGCTATGATCATTGATAAACTGGAAGAG GACATCAGCAGCTCTATGACCAATAGCACAGCTGCCAGTAGACCCCCAGTCACCCTGAGGCTGGTGGTCCCTGCTAGTCAGTGTGGCTCTCTCATTGGGAAAGGTGGTTGCAAGATCAAGGAAATACGTGAG AGTACAGGGGCTCAGGTCCAGGTGGCAGGGGATATGCTCCCCAACTCAACTGAGCGGGCCATCACTATTGCTGGCATTCCGCAGTCCATCATTGAGTGTGTGAAACAGATCTGCGTGGTCATGTTGGAG TCCCCCCCGAAGGGCGTGACCATCCCGTACCGGCCCAAGCCGTCCAGTTCTCCAGTCATCTTTGCAGGTGGTCAG GCCTATACCATTCAAGGACAGTATGCCATTCCACAGCCAGAT TTGACCAAGCTGCACCAGTTGGCAATGCAACAGTCTCATTTTCCCATGACGCATGGCAACACCGGATTCAGTG CAGGTTTGGATGCATCTGCTCAGACTACTTCTCATGAACTCACCATTCCAAACGAT TTGATTGGCTGCATAATCGGGCGTCAAGGCGCCAAAATCAATGAGATCCGTCAGATGTCTGGGGCGCAGATCAAAATTGCGAACCCAGTGGAAGGATCTACTGATAGGCAGGTTACCATCACTGGATCTGCTGCCAGCATTAGCCTGGCTCAATATCTAATCAATGTCAG
- the PCBP2 gene encoding poly(rC)-binding protein 2 isoform X7: MDTGVIEGGLNVTLTIRLLMHGKEVGSIIGKKGESVKKMREESGARINISEGNCPERIITLAGPTNAIFKAFAMIIDKLEEDISSSMTNSTAASRPPVTLRLVVPASQCGSLIGKGGCKIKEIRESTGAQVQVAGDMLPNSTERAITIAGIPQSIIECVKQICVVMLESPPKGVTIPYRPKPSSSPVIFAGGQDRYSTGSDSASFPHTTPSMCLNPDLEGPPLEAYTIQGQYAIPQPDLTKLHQLAMQQSHFPMTHGNTGFSAGLDASAQTTSHELTIPNDLIGCIIGRQGAKINEIRQMSGAQIKIANPVEGSTDRQVTITGSAASISLAQYLINVRLSSETGGMGSS; this comes from the exons ATGGACACCGGTGTGATTGAAGGTGGATTAAATGTCACTCTCACCATCCGGCTACTTATGCATGGAAAG GAAGTTGGCAGTATCATCGGAAAG AAAGGAGAATCAGTTAAGAAGATGCGTGAGGAG AGTGGTGCACGTATCAACATCTCAGAAGGGAATTGTCCTGAGAGGATTATCACTTTGGCTGGACCCACTAATGCCATCTTCAAAGCCTTTGCTATGATCATTGATAAACTGGAAGAG GACATCAGCAGCTCTATGACCAATAGCACAGCTGCCAGTAGACCCCCAGTCACCCTGAGGCTGGTGGTCCCTGCTAGTCAGTGTGGCTCTCTCATTGGGAAAGGTGGTTGCAAGATCAAGGAAATACGTGAG AGTACAGGGGCTCAGGTCCAGGTGGCAGGGGATATGCTCCCCAACTCAACTGAGCGGGCCATCACTATTGCTGGCATTCCGCAGTCCATCATTGAGTGTGTGAAACAGATCTGCGTGGTCATGTTGGAG TCCCCCCCGAAGGGCGTGACCATCCCGTACCGGCCCAAGCCGTCCAGTTCTCCAGTCATCTTTGCAGGTGGTCAG GACAGGTACAGCACAGGCAGCGACAGTGCGAGCTTTCCCCACACCACCCCGTCCATGTGCCTCAACCCTGACCTGGAGGGACCACCTCTAGAG GCCTATACCATTCAAGGACAGTATGCCATTCCACAGCCAGAT TTGACCAAGCTGCACCAGTTGGCAATGCAACAGTCTCATTTTCCCATGACGCATGGCAACACCGGATTCAGTG CAGGTTTGGATGCATCTGCTCAGACTACTTCTCATGAACTCACCATTCCAAACGAT TTGATTGGCTGCATAATCGGGCGTCAAGGCGCCAAAATCAATGAGATCCGTCAGATGTCTGGGGCGCAGATCAAAATTGCGAACCCAGTGGAAGGATCTACTGATAGGCAGGTTACCATCACTGGATCTGCTGCCAGCATTAGCCTGGCTCAATATCTAATCAATGTCAG
- the PCBP2 gene encoding poly(rC)-binding protein 2 isoform X19: MDTGVIEGGLNVTLTIRLLMHGKEVGSIIGKKGESVKKMREESGARINISEGNCPERIITLAGPTNAIFKAFAMIIDKLEEDISSSMTNSTAASRPPVTLRLVVPASQCGSLIGKGGCKIKEIRESTGAQVQVAGDMLPNSTERAITIAGIPQSIIECVKQICVVMLETLSQSPPKGVTIPYRPKPSSSPVIFAGGQDRYSTGSDSASFPHTTPSMCLNPDLEGPPLEAYTIQGQYAIPQPDLTKLHQLAMQQSHFPMTHGNTGFSGIESSSPEVKGYWGLDASAQTTSHELTIPNDNLKPYP, encoded by the exons ATGGACACCGGTGTGATTGAAGGTGGATTAAATGTCACTCTCACCATCCGGCTACTTATGCATGGAAAG GAAGTTGGCAGTATCATCGGAAAG AAAGGAGAATCAGTTAAGAAGATGCGTGAGGAG AGTGGTGCACGTATCAACATCTCAGAAGGGAATTGTCCTGAGAGGATTATCACTTTGGCTGGACCCACTAATGCCATCTTCAAAGCCTTTGCTATGATCATTGATAAACTGGAAGAG GACATCAGCAGCTCTATGACCAATAGCACAGCTGCCAGTAGACCCCCAGTCACCCTGAGGCTGGTGGTCCCTGCTAGTCAGTGTGGCTCTCTCATTGGGAAAGGTGGTTGCAAGATCAAGGAAATACGTGAG AGTACAGGGGCTCAGGTCCAGGTGGCAGGGGATATGCTCCCCAACTCAACTGAGCGGGCCATCACTATTGCTGGCATTCCGCAGTCCATCATTGAGTGTGTGAAACAGATCTGCGTGGTCATGTTGGA gactCTCTCCCAGTCCCCCCCGAAGGGCGTGACCATCCCGTACCGGCCCAAGCCGTCCAGTTCTCCAGTCATCTTTGCAGGTGGTCAG GACAGGTACAGCACAGGCAGCGACAGTGCGAGCTTTCCCCACACCACCCCGTCCATGTGCCTCAACCCTGACCTGGAGGGACCACCTCTAGAG GCCTATACCATTCAAGGACAGTATGCCATTCCACAGCCAGAT TTGACCAAGCTGCACCAGTTGGCAATGCAACAGTCTCATTTTCCCATGACGCATGGCAACACCGGATTCAGTG GCATTGAATCCAGCTCTCCAGAGGTGAAAGGCTATTGGg GTTTGGATGCATCTGCTCAGACTACTTCTCATGAACTCACCATTCCAAACGAT AACCTGAAGCCTTATCCCTAA
- the PCBP2 gene encoding poly(rC)-binding protein 2 isoform X11, translating to MDTGVIEGGLNVTLTIRLLMHGKEVGSIIGKKGESVKKMREESGARINISEGNCPERIITLAGPTNAIFKAFAMIIDKLEEDISSSMTNSTAASRPPVTLRLVVPASQCGSLIGKGGCKIKEIRESTGAQVQVAGDMLPNSTERAITIAGIPQSIIECVKQICVVMLETLSQSPPKGVTIPYRPKPSSSPVIFAGGQAYTIQGQYAIPQPDLTKLHQLAMQQSHFPMTHGNTGFSAGLDASAQTTSHELTIPNDLIGCIIGRQGAKINEIRQMSGAQIKIANPVEGSTDRQVTITGSAASISLAQYLINVRLSSETGGMGSS from the exons ATGGACACCGGTGTGATTGAAGGTGGATTAAATGTCACTCTCACCATCCGGCTACTTATGCATGGAAAG GAAGTTGGCAGTATCATCGGAAAG AAAGGAGAATCAGTTAAGAAGATGCGTGAGGAG AGTGGTGCACGTATCAACATCTCAGAAGGGAATTGTCCTGAGAGGATTATCACTTTGGCTGGACCCACTAATGCCATCTTCAAAGCCTTTGCTATGATCATTGATAAACTGGAAGAG GACATCAGCAGCTCTATGACCAATAGCACAGCTGCCAGTAGACCCCCAGTCACCCTGAGGCTGGTGGTCCCTGCTAGTCAGTGTGGCTCTCTCATTGGGAAAGGTGGTTGCAAGATCAAGGAAATACGTGAG AGTACAGGGGCTCAGGTCCAGGTGGCAGGGGATATGCTCCCCAACTCAACTGAGCGGGCCATCACTATTGCTGGCATTCCGCAGTCCATCATTGAGTGTGTGAAACAGATCTGCGTGGTCATGTTGGA gactCTCTCCCAGTCCCCCCCGAAGGGCGTGACCATCCCGTACCGGCCCAAGCCGTCCAGTTCTCCAGTCATCTTTGCAGGTGGTCAG GCCTATACCATTCAAGGACAGTATGCCATTCCACAGCCAGAT TTGACCAAGCTGCACCAGTTGGCAATGCAACAGTCTCATTTTCCCATGACGCATGGCAACACCGGATTCAGTG CAGGTTTGGATGCATCTGCTCAGACTACTTCTCATGAACTCACCATTCCAAACGAT TTGATTGGCTGCATAATCGGGCGTCAAGGCGCCAAAATCAATGAGATCCGTCAGATGTCTGGGGCGCAGATCAAAATTGCGAACCCAGTGGAAGGATCTACTGATAGGCAGGTTACCATCACTGGATCTGCTGCCAGCATTAGCCTGGCTCAATATCTAATCAATGTCAG
- the PCBP2 gene encoding poly(rC)-binding protein 2 isoform X21 produces the protein MDTGVIEGGLNVTLTIRLLMHGKEVGSIIGKKGESVKKMREESGARINISEGNCPERIITLAGPTNAIFKAFAMIIDKLEEDISSSMTNSTAASRPPVTLRLVVPASQCGSLIGKGGCKIKEIRESTGAQVQVAGDMLPNSTERAITIAGIPQSIIECVKQICVVMLETLSQSPPKGVTIPYRPKPSSSPVIFAGGQDRYSTGSDSASFPHTTPSMCLNPDLEGPPLEAYTIQGQYAIPQPDLTKLHQLAMQQSHFPMTHGNTGFSGLDASAQTTSHELTIPNDNLKPYP, from the exons ATGGACACCGGTGTGATTGAAGGTGGATTAAATGTCACTCTCACCATCCGGCTACTTATGCATGGAAAG GAAGTTGGCAGTATCATCGGAAAG AAAGGAGAATCAGTTAAGAAGATGCGTGAGGAG AGTGGTGCACGTATCAACATCTCAGAAGGGAATTGTCCTGAGAGGATTATCACTTTGGCTGGACCCACTAATGCCATCTTCAAAGCCTTTGCTATGATCATTGATAAACTGGAAGAG GACATCAGCAGCTCTATGACCAATAGCACAGCTGCCAGTAGACCCCCAGTCACCCTGAGGCTGGTGGTCCCTGCTAGTCAGTGTGGCTCTCTCATTGGGAAAGGTGGTTGCAAGATCAAGGAAATACGTGAG AGTACAGGGGCTCAGGTCCAGGTGGCAGGGGATATGCTCCCCAACTCAACTGAGCGGGCCATCACTATTGCTGGCATTCCGCAGTCCATCATTGAGTGTGTGAAACAGATCTGCGTGGTCATGTTGGA gactCTCTCCCAGTCCCCCCCGAAGGGCGTGACCATCCCGTACCGGCCCAAGCCGTCCAGTTCTCCAGTCATCTTTGCAGGTGGTCAG GACAGGTACAGCACAGGCAGCGACAGTGCGAGCTTTCCCCACACCACCCCGTCCATGTGCCTCAACCCTGACCTGGAGGGACCACCTCTAGAG GCCTATACCATTCAAGGACAGTATGCCATTCCACAGCCAGAT TTGACCAAGCTGCACCAGTTGGCAATGCAACAGTCTCATTTTCCCATGACGCATGGCAACACCGGATTCAGTG GTTTGGATGCATCTGCTCAGACTACTTCTCATGAACTCACCATTCCAAACGAT AACCTGAAGCCTTATCCCTAA
- the PCBP2 gene encoding poly(rC)-binding protein 2 isoform X20 — protein sequence MDTGVIEGGLNVTLTIRLLMHGKEVGSIIGKKGESVKKMREESGARINISEGNCPERIITLAGPTNAIFKAFAMIIDKLEEDISSSMTNSTAASRPPVTLRLVVPASQCGSLIGKGGCKIKEIRESTGAQVQVAGDMLPNSTERAITIAGIPQSIIECVKQICVVMLETLSQSPPKGVTIPYRPKPSSSPVIFAGGQDRYSTGSDSASFPHTTPSMCLNPDLEGPPLEAYTIQGQYAIPQPDLTKLHQLAMQQSHFPMTHGNTGFSAGLDASAQTTSHELTIPNDNLKPYP from the exons ATGGACACCGGTGTGATTGAAGGTGGATTAAATGTCACTCTCACCATCCGGCTACTTATGCATGGAAAG GAAGTTGGCAGTATCATCGGAAAG AAAGGAGAATCAGTTAAGAAGATGCGTGAGGAG AGTGGTGCACGTATCAACATCTCAGAAGGGAATTGTCCTGAGAGGATTATCACTTTGGCTGGACCCACTAATGCCATCTTCAAAGCCTTTGCTATGATCATTGATAAACTGGAAGAG GACATCAGCAGCTCTATGACCAATAGCACAGCTGCCAGTAGACCCCCAGTCACCCTGAGGCTGGTGGTCCCTGCTAGTCAGTGTGGCTCTCTCATTGGGAAAGGTGGTTGCAAGATCAAGGAAATACGTGAG AGTACAGGGGCTCAGGTCCAGGTGGCAGGGGATATGCTCCCCAACTCAACTGAGCGGGCCATCACTATTGCTGGCATTCCGCAGTCCATCATTGAGTGTGTGAAACAGATCTGCGTGGTCATGTTGGA gactCTCTCCCAGTCCCCCCCGAAGGGCGTGACCATCCCGTACCGGCCCAAGCCGTCCAGTTCTCCAGTCATCTTTGCAGGTGGTCAG GACAGGTACAGCACAGGCAGCGACAGTGCGAGCTTTCCCCACACCACCCCGTCCATGTGCCTCAACCCTGACCTGGAGGGACCACCTCTAGAG GCCTATACCATTCAAGGACAGTATGCCATTCCACAGCCAGAT TTGACCAAGCTGCACCAGTTGGCAATGCAACAGTCTCATTTTCCCATGACGCATGGCAACACCGGATTCAGTG CAGGTTTGGATGCATCTGCTCAGACTACTTCTCATGAACTCACCATTCCAAACGAT AACCTGAAGCCTTATCCCTAA
- the PCBP2 gene encoding poly(rC)-binding protein 2 isoform X8, whose amino-acid sequence MDTGVIEGGLNVTLTIRLLMHGKEVGSIIGKKGESVKKMREESGARINISEGNCPERIITLAGPTNAIFKAFAMIIDKLEEDISSSMTNSTAASRPPVTLRLVVPASQCGSLIGKGGCKIKEIRESTGAQVQVAGDMLPNSTERAITIAGIPQSIIECVKQICVVMLETLSQSPPKGVTIPYRPKPSSSPVIFAGGQAYTIQGQYAIPQPDLTKLHQLAMQQSHFPMTHGNTGFSGIESSSPEVKGYWAGLDASAQTTSHELTIPNDLIGCIIGRQGAKINEIRQMSGAQIKIANPVEGSTDRQVTITGSAASISLAQYLINVRLSSETGGMGSS is encoded by the exons ATGGACACCGGTGTGATTGAAGGTGGATTAAATGTCACTCTCACCATCCGGCTACTTATGCATGGAAAG GAAGTTGGCAGTATCATCGGAAAG AAAGGAGAATCAGTTAAGAAGATGCGTGAGGAG AGTGGTGCACGTATCAACATCTCAGAAGGGAATTGTCCTGAGAGGATTATCACTTTGGCTGGACCCACTAATGCCATCTTCAAAGCCTTTGCTATGATCATTGATAAACTGGAAGAG GACATCAGCAGCTCTATGACCAATAGCACAGCTGCCAGTAGACCCCCAGTCACCCTGAGGCTGGTGGTCCCTGCTAGTCAGTGTGGCTCTCTCATTGGGAAAGGTGGTTGCAAGATCAAGGAAATACGTGAG AGTACAGGGGCTCAGGTCCAGGTGGCAGGGGATATGCTCCCCAACTCAACTGAGCGGGCCATCACTATTGCTGGCATTCCGCAGTCCATCATTGAGTGTGTGAAACAGATCTGCGTGGTCATGTTGGA gactCTCTCCCAGTCCCCCCCGAAGGGCGTGACCATCCCGTACCGGCCCAAGCCGTCCAGTTCTCCAGTCATCTTTGCAGGTGGTCAG GCCTATACCATTCAAGGACAGTATGCCATTCCACAGCCAGAT TTGACCAAGCTGCACCAGTTGGCAATGCAACAGTCTCATTTTCCCATGACGCATGGCAACACCGGATTCAGTG GCATTGAATCCAGCTCTCCAGAGGTGAAAGGCTATTGGg CAGGTTTGGATGCATCTGCTCAGACTACTTCTCATGAACTCACCATTCCAAACGAT TTGATTGGCTGCATAATCGGGCGTCAAGGCGCCAAAATCAATGAGATCCGTCAGATGTCTGGGGCGCAGATCAAAATTGCGAACCCAGTGGAAGGATCTACTGATAGGCAGGTTACCATCACTGGATCTGCTGCCAGCATTAGCCTGGCTCAATATCTAATCAATGTCAG
- the PCBP2 gene encoding poly(rC)-binding protein 2 isoform X1, with protein sequence MDTGVIEGGLNVTLTIRLLMHGKEVGSIIGKKGESVKKMREESGARINISEGNCPERIITLAGPTNAIFKAFAMIIDKLEEDISSSMTNSTAASRPPVTLRLVVPASQCGSLIGKGGCKIKEIRESTGAQVQVAGDMLPNSTERAITIAGIPQSIIECVKQICVVMLETLSQSPPKGVTIPYRPKPSSSPVIFAGGQDRYSTGSDSASFPHTTPSMCLNPDLEGPPLEAYTIQGQYAIPQPDLTKLHQLAMQQSHFPMTHGNTGFSGIESSSPEVKGYWAGLDASAQTTSHELTIPNDLIGCIIGRQGAKINEIRQMSGAQIKIANPVEGSTDRQVTITGSAASISLAQYLINVRLSSETGGMGSS encoded by the exons ATGGACACCGGTGTGATTGAAGGTGGATTAAATGTCACTCTCACCATCCGGCTACTTATGCATGGAAAG GAAGTTGGCAGTATCATCGGAAAG AAAGGAGAATCAGTTAAGAAGATGCGTGAGGAG AGTGGTGCACGTATCAACATCTCAGAAGGGAATTGTCCTGAGAGGATTATCACTTTGGCTGGACCCACTAATGCCATCTTCAAAGCCTTTGCTATGATCATTGATAAACTGGAAGAG GACATCAGCAGCTCTATGACCAATAGCACAGCTGCCAGTAGACCCCCAGTCACCCTGAGGCTGGTGGTCCCTGCTAGTCAGTGTGGCTCTCTCATTGGGAAAGGTGGTTGCAAGATCAAGGAAATACGTGAG AGTACAGGGGCTCAGGTCCAGGTGGCAGGGGATATGCTCCCCAACTCAACTGAGCGGGCCATCACTATTGCTGGCATTCCGCAGTCCATCATTGAGTGTGTGAAACAGATCTGCGTGGTCATGTTGGA gactCTCTCCCAGTCCCCCCCGAAGGGCGTGACCATCCCGTACCGGCCCAAGCCGTCCAGTTCTCCAGTCATCTTTGCAGGTGGTCAG GACAGGTACAGCACAGGCAGCGACAGTGCGAGCTTTCCCCACACCACCCCGTCCATGTGCCTCAACCCTGACCTGGAGGGACCACCTCTAGAG GCCTATACCATTCAAGGACAGTATGCCATTCCACAGCCAGAT TTGACCAAGCTGCACCAGTTGGCAATGCAACAGTCTCATTTTCCCATGACGCATGGCAACACCGGATTCAGTG GCATTGAATCCAGCTCTCCAGAGGTGAAAGGCTATTGGg CAGGTTTGGATGCATCTGCTCAGACTACTTCTCATGAACTCACCATTCCAAACGAT TTGATTGGCTGCATAATCGGGCGTCAAGGCGCCAAAATCAATGAGATCCGTCAGATGTCTGGGGCGCAGATCAAAATTGCGAACCCAGTGGAAGGATCTACTGATAGGCAGGTTACCATCACTGGATCTGCTGCCAGCATTAGCCTGGCTCAATATCTAATCAATGTCAG
- the PCBP2 gene encoding poly(rC)-binding protein 2 isoform X4, which produces MDTGVIEGGLNVTLTIRLLMHGKEVGSIIGKKGESVKKMREESGARINISEGNCPERIITLAGPTNAIFKAFAMIIDKLEEDISSSMTNSTAASRPPVTLRLVVPASQCGSLIGKGGCKIKEIRESTGAQVQVAGDMLPNSTERAITIAGIPQSIIECVKQICVVMLESPPKGVTIPYRPKPSSSPVIFAGGQDRYSTGSDSASFPHTTPSMCLNPDLEGPPLEAYTIQGQYAIPQPDLTKLHQLAMQQSHFPMTHGNTGFSGIESSSPEVKGYWGLDASAQTTSHELTIPNDLIGCIIGRQGAKINEIRQMSGAQIKIANPVEGSTDRQVTITGSAASISLAQYLINVRLSSETGGMGSS; this is translated from the exons ATGGACACCGGTGTGATTGAAGGTGGATTAAATGTCACTCTCACCATCCGGCTACTTATGCATGGAAAG GAAGTTGGCAGTATCATCGGAAAG AAAGGAGAATCAGTTAAGAAGATGCGTGAGGAG AGTGGTGCACGTATCAACATCTCAGAAGGGAATTGTCCTGAGAGGATTATCACTTTGGCTGGACCCACTAATGCCATCTTCAAAGCCTTTGCTATGATCATTGATAAACTGGAAGAG GACATCAGCAGCTCTATGACCAATAGCACAGCTGCCAGTAGACCCCCAGTCACCCTGAGGCTGGTGGTCCCTGCTAGTCAGTGTGGCTCTCTCATTGGGAAAGGTGGTTGCAAGATCAAGGAAATACGTGAG AGTACAGGGGCTCAGGTCCAGGTGGCAGGGGATATGCTCCCCAACTCAACTGAGCGGGCCATCACTATTGCTGGCATTCCGCAGTCCATCATTGAGTGTGTGAAACAGATCTGCGTGGTCATGTTGGAG TCCCCCCCGAAGGGCGTGACCATCCCGTACCGGCCCAAGCCGTCCAGTTCTCCAGTCATCTTTGCAGGTGGTCAG GACAGGTACAGCACAGGCAGCGACAGTGCGAGCTTTCCCCACACCACCCCGTCCATGTGCCTCAACCCTGACCTGGAGGGACCACCTCTAGAG GCCTATACCATTCAAGGACAGTATGCCATTCCACAGCCAGAT TTGACCAAGCTGCACCAGTTGGCAATGCAACAGTCTCATTTTCCCATGACGCATGGCAACACCGGATTCAGTG GCATTGAATCCAGCTCTCCAGAGGTGAAAGGCTATTGGg GTTTGGATGCATCTGCTCAGACTACTTCTCATGAACTCACCATTCCAAACGAT TTGATTGGCTGCATAATCGGGCGTCAAGGCGCCAAAATCAATGAGATCCGTCAGATGTCTGGGGCGCAGATCAAAATTGCGAACCCAGTGGAAGGATCTACTGATAGGCAGGTTACCATCACTGGATCTGCTGCCAGCATTAGCCTGGCTCAATATCTAATCAATGTCAG
- the PCBP2 gene encoding poly(rC)-binding protein 2 isoform X6, which produces MDTGVIEGGLNVTLTIRLLMHGKEVGSIIGKKGESVKKMREESGARINISEGNCPERIITLAGPTNAIFKAFAMIIDKLEEDISSSMTNSTAASRPPVTLRLVVPASQCGSLIGKGGCKIKEIRESTGAQVQVAGDMLPNSTERAITIAGIPQSIIECVKQICVVMLETLSQSPPKGVTIPYRPKPSSSPVIFAGGQDRYSTGSDSASFPHTTPSMCLNPDLEGPPLEAYTIQGQYAIPQPDLTKLHQLAMQQSHFPMTHGNTGFSGLDASAQTTSHELTIPNDLIGCIIGRQGAKINEIRQMSGAQIKIANPVEGSTDRQVTITGSAASISLAQYLINVRLSSETGGMGSS; this is translated from the exons ATGGACACCGGTGTGATTGAAGGTGGATTAAATGTCACTCTCACCATCCGGCTACTTATGCATGGAAAG GAAGTTGGCAGTATCATCGGAAAG AAAGGAGAATCAGTTAAGAAGATGCGTGAGGAG AGTGGTGCACGTATCAACATCTCAGAAGGGAATTGTCCTGAGAGGATTATCACTTTGGCTGGACCCACTAATGCCATCTTCAAAGCCTTTGCTATGATCATTGATAAACTGGAAGAG GACATCAGCAGCTCTATGACCAATAGCACAGCTGCCAGTAGACCCCCAGTCACCCTGAGGCTGGTGGTCCCTGCTAGTCAGTGTGGCTCTCTCATTGGGAAAGGTGGTTGCAAGATCAAGGAAATACGTGAG AGTACAGGGGCTCAGGTCCAGGTGGCAGGGGATATGCTCCCCAACTCAACTGAGCGGGCCATCACTATTGCTGGCATTCCGCAGTCCATCATTGAGTGTGTGAAACAGATCTGCGTGGTCATGTTGGA gactCTCTCCCAGTCCCCCCCGAAGGGCGTGACCATCCCGTACCGGCCCAAGCCGTCCAGTTCTCCAGTCATCTTTGCAGGTGGTCAG GACAGGTACAGCACAGGCAGCGACAGTGCGAGCTTTCCCCACACCACCCCGTCCATGTGCCTCAACCCTGACCTGGAGGGACCACCTCTAGAG GCCTATACCATTCAAGGACAGTATGCCATTCCACAGCCAGAT TTGACCAAGCTGCACCAGTTGGCAATGCAACAGTCTCATTTTCCCATGACGCATGGCAACACCGGATTCAGTG GTTTGGATGCATCTGCTCAGACTACTTCTCATGAACTCACCATTCCAAACGAT TTGATTGGCTGCATAATCGGGCGTCAAGGCGCCAAAATCAATGAGATCCGTCAGATGTCTGGGGCGCAGATCAAAATTGCGAACCCAGTGGAAGGATCTACTGATAGGCAGGTTACCATCACTGGATCTGCTGCCAGCATTAGCCTGGCTCAATATCTAATCAATGTCAG